One window of Phycodurus eques isolate BA_2022a chromosome 8, UOR_Pequ_1.1, whole genome shotgun sequence genomic DNA carries:
- the tmem47 gene encoding transmembrane protein 47, whose translation MSSSVNGTEEVRVSALTPLKLVGLLCVFLALCLDVGAVLSPAWVTADDQYSLSLWESCWKPVSSAEWSCNSTLATDWQIATLALLLGGAVLTLVSFLVALVSLCSSSRSRCYKPVAIMLFSAVVLQTCSLVLFPIKFIEAVTLRVYHEFNWGYGLGWGSTIFSFGGGILYCLNSKNYEDYY comes from the exons ATGTCTTCATCCGTGAACGGGACAGAGGAGGTGCGCGTGTCGGCGTTGACGCCCCTGAAGTTGGTGGGGCTGCTTTGCGTCTTCCTCGCCCTGTGCCTGGACGTGGGAGCCGTGCTGAGCCCGGCGTGGGTCACGGCGGACGACCAGTACTCCCTGTCCTTGTGGGAATCCTGCTGGAAGCCCGTCAGCTCGGCGGAGTGGTCCTGCAACAGCACACTTGCCACCG ACTGGCAGATCGCCACGCTGGCCCTGCTGCTGGGAGGGGCCGTACTCACGCTGGTCTCCTTCCTTGTGGCCCTGGTGTCCCTGTGCTCCAGTTCCAGGAGTCGCTGCTACAAGCCTGTGGCCATTATGCTCTTCTCGGCAG TGGTGCTCCAAACCTGCAGCCTGGTCTTGTTCCCCATCAAGTTCATCGAGGCGGTCACTCTGAGGGTGTACCACGAGTTCAACTGGGGCTACGGCCTGGGATGGGGATCCACCATCTTCTCCTTTGGAGGGGGCATCCTCTATTGCCTCAATTCCAAGAACTATGAAGACTACTATTAA